From the Methanobacterium sp. Maddingley MBC34 genome, the window TTTACTGGATTTTGTGGGACTTAAACTGGATCTTGAGGATAGGTTAGGGAGAAAAGTTGATTTAGTAGAGTATAGCACGATTAAACCCCTTTTGAGAGAATCTATACTCAAAAAACAGGTGGCAATCCTTTGAAGAAAGATTTTAGGGTTTATGTTGAGGACATTCTCGAAAGTATTGCTAAAATTGAAGAATATACAAATTCAATAACTGAAGAAGAGTTTTATAAAAGTTCTTTTCATCAGGACGCTGTTTTTAGAAGGTTAGAGATAATAGGTGAAGCAGTTAAAAATATCCCTCAGGAAATAAAGGATAAACATGTAGAAATACCTTGGAGACGAATAGCTGGAATGCGA encodes:
- a CDS encoding hypothetical protein (PFAM: Protein of unknown function DUF86), which translates into the protein MKKDFRVYVEDILESIAKIEEYTNSITEEEFYKSSFHQDAVFRRLEIIGEAVKNIPQEIKDKHVEIPWRRIAGMRDILNTSTLVLNWKQSGLL